TCCAGGACCAAAGTAGCAGATTTTCCTCCGTCCGCGTTCTCATGCACAGATAAAACgaagtgttcatttttttcaagtgaATATCCTTGAACTGCATTACGTCCTATGTCCAAGTCATGAGCTTCTTCCAAAGGGAAACGCTCGCCCTTGTGAGCCGACTCTCTAATTTCAAAGCTGATACGCTCATTAGGAAAAAGAGGAGAGTTATCGTTTACATCCTCAATCTGCAGTGAAATGCGATGCACTTCCAGAGGATTTTCCAACACAAGCTCGTAATAAAGAATGCAAGTAATTCTCGATCCACAAAGCTCCTCTCGGTCTATTGTTTCCGCCACGACCAGATTTCCACTACTCAGATTAATGTCGCAGTACCGTTTCGCGCTGTCCTCTGTCTCCACCCGAGCCTTACGAGCAGACAAACGTTTGCCATCAAGTCCGAGATCCTTTGCTAAATGTCCAATCACATACTGACGCTTCGTTTCCTCCGGAACAGTGTAGCTCAAATCTCCATAAACAGGATGAAGAAAAACGAAAATAAAGCCAAGAATAAATAATAGCTCATACAATCCTATCTTCCGGTCCATCCTAGCAACATTAAAATGTCCCTGCTGTGTTATAAATGTATCTAATTACTGTCGTCTAGTCGGAATTTTCGCTGACAATAAACAGCCAAATGCAGCAAGGTTTGTCGATGTCAGGAGGAGCTGGAAGACGACATGAAATGGGTGGAGAGGTTTATTAAATTTTACTCCGTAGGTGAACAGCGACGCTTTGAGTATTTTTGGTATATTGCAGTCAATTTTCTCCAGTCATTACTGTTTCCCTTCAAACgaattaatgtataaaataacgaatccataaatgaatataaactaTCCAtctaataataattgttaattaTACTAATTACAGTCATAATCTTTTAACCATATCTAGCTATTTATCCACACTGACGTTATAAGAATGCCAATAATTAAAGCAGTTTACTGTctcgtctttttttttgcaacaaccttataaatatgtgaataaatAGATGGATATATCATTCGTCCATAATATAACAGTAAACTGTCATAACAATTACATTCATAGTAATTAATCTATCATTATGCCTTTAAACATATTAGAGtattatgaatgaaaaaaaaaaggcgacaGAAACCTGTAAACTCTAGCAAGAGAAAAGAACCGTAGTATTACATGGTATATTATACCGACAACTTAGCCATGGTTACTACAGGGACAGGAGCTGACCGAGGTgcggattttttttaaatttatttattcatcttttttttttattttagatgcaTTTTATCTACTGGCTTAGGAGAAGTTAAGATTAATACAACCAGTTTAGACGAACCacgtttaacaaaaaaattgttagcgTTTTTCTCAGTTTTAAGAAAGACATTAATCCACAATATATATCAgtaggaaaagagaaaaacaataattttttcattaatagaGCTTAAATATGCAATAAAGATCGAGAAAATTTATGCTTAGTTAATCAAAATTTGGAACTCACATTTCTCCACTGtaacaatgtttaaatatgtagaGAAACAGCCCTTTATCACTTCCAGCACGACAAATATTGAAGCATGGCCACAAGCTGTTAGTGGCACTGCCCGCACGGAGAAGGGCGCCTCTGGCTTCACCATACTAGACGCGCTCGGTAATCCTGTTGTTATCAGTGAAAGCCCATTTGCTTCATCTCTCTGGTGCCGAAGGAAAACACATTTACTGGCTTTGCAGATGAGCCTTATATTCGAAACTTGTGATATTTTCTCTCAGCAAAATTCTTTGcagcatgattaaaaataaacctgttGAAATATTATCATAAAGAAAATCTAAGATGCAGTGCTTTATAAATGTAGCCTCCAATACAACTGGCCCTGTCATTAGATTTTCAGAAAATAATGTTTCATCTATAATGCACAGCCGTGGTTGGACTTTAACACAATAGaacgtgcaaaaaaaaaaagtttgataaGTTTCTGGATTCTTTGGCTAATACTGGGTTCTGTATATTTCACACTCTGACAGTTCCTTAATATAACATAATTACAGTGACAAAGGGAATAGTTTTAATCAAATGTACGCTTTATTAAAAAAGTttggttttgtattttaatacaaGTGCCACATGAAATCAGTGAGATAggacaagtgaaaaaaatgtatgcatgACTTTCATTATacgttcaattcaattcaattttattcgtaTAGcgattttaacaatggccattggcACAAAGCGGCTCTacggaaatatataaattcaggatatgaattttaaacaaattcattcataaatttatccctaatgagtgagccagatgtgacagtggcaaggaaaaactccctgagacgatatgaggaagaaaccttgaggggaaccagactcaaaaggaaacccatcctcatctggatgacaaggagtagtgcaattataaataattcccttctataactgtgtactacatgttcaaaaagtgcaattgtgtaactcagaaattcattataggtttcatatgaagtctattttgttgacatTATCAAACTGTTTACTGATGGAGTCTGgactgcaaaactgtttgtattaattgcagtcctaagccatcttcatggtttttaaatggtactatcctcagtaatctcatgtatctttaagccgtccatgtggggccatcctcagcaacagAAAGTGTTTTCCAAGTTCTTCATCATATGAGCAAAACTTTCCTAAAGTGCTTCTTCCATTAACCTGCTGCATATACAGAACAACCTACATACCACAGGATGAGGATGACAACATATTTCCATATCTTAACATTATATCTATAGAACAAGATCCTTggacatgaataaaaataaatattgcaaacataatgtaaaattatGCTGAATGACATTGGATAGCAAAACTAGACATCTTTTTGACTAATAAactttaagaaaaatatataaaaatgtagaatGCCAACAAGACCTCTGCAATCACAAAAAATGAGGCAACTATGAGCCAGTTTTTTCACTGGCTACAGAGACTTTCTGCACACCACATCAATGTCCCCAGTGCCCAATACCAAAAAGACTTGAGACCATGCTCTTTGAAAacaaaattggaaataataTTCCTTATTAAGTAAGGGCTAGACAAAAATTCTCTTAATCAGTTaatcttaaatatatttttcgaGAAAGCAAAACTTTGGAAGTTTAACCACCATACTCAATCCtattaaaaataacagacttttaaaacattatacCTTTTATATTATGATAAAAGTTCATAATGTGGGGTttgcatttatacattttaacagGGCACATGCAGGTTTTGTAACGTAAAATTTTGCAAATGTGAGGCGGTTTGCATCAAGCCATAAACCATAAACACATATGTGGTATAGATCAGACATAATCATCGCTGCCTGAACCGTGTCCCCACCCCAACTGGCACTACACATGCATGGCTCAAATTAGACAGGGGACAGGGATCAGTTAACTGTAACACTGACCTGGTATCTTGCAAACTCGAGACATCAGAAATTTTGACTGAAATCTTAATTTGTGATTTCTGGTACAATCGCTTATTTAGtgaaaaaatattgatttttatcAGTATCTGATTTCATAAAGCATTATAACAGATACTCATTTGAGAATATTGGAAGGTCATGTAATTCAATTTAGCTACAGGAGAAGGTTGTAGTAAATTTCCCCAAAACTCAGGGAAGTGTTTTGATCTTCCAAAATGAAGGCACACGTGACGAAGCGTGATGAAGCAAGTTGTCTTTCACTGATAACCACAGAATTGCTGACACAATGTTTGAAGCATTGAAGCATTGATTTTccttactggaactaagaggcccaaacctttTCCAGCGTGACAATGCCCCTGACAATGCCCaagcttcatgaagacatggtttgccaagattggtgtggaagaactcgagtggcctccacagagccctgacctcaaccccactgaacaccttcacaatgcactggaatgctgactgtgcaccaAGCTTCACTAATGCTCcggtggctgaatgatcacaaatccctaCAACCACACTTCAAAATTTAGAggaaaagcttcccagaagagtggaagttattataacagcaaagggggggaCTGACtttggaatgagatgtttaacaagcacatatgcgtatgatggtgaggtgtccacatacattagGCCTTAGAGTGTATAATATGGAGTTCAGGTACTAAAGTTGTAATGCAGTAGATATAAAACCCAAGTAGGGTGACCATGTATCATCCAGTGGTATGGTGCAGCATAAATTAATTACCAAAGCAGGTTATTGGTCAGAGTAGGACAATATAATTAAACTGTACAACCTAGTGGAAATAAATCAGTATTGGCCATGCCTTGTGGTCACACGTGACCATGAAAAGTGTGCAACAAAATCTaggaaaatgtagaaaaatctAGAACTAATCTGAAGTGCAATATGACATTTTGCTCTTGAGCAACAGACTTCTAAATGGTATACAACCGTTGCTTATAGTAGAAACACACTTTAATGGTCATATGCCTGTAAAATGTCTAATAGTTAACAATTCAGAAAGAGCACTTTTGATAAACAGAATTGCGATAAACCCCACATTGGGCATAGTCTAAGCTATACAacttataaaaaaattacaagaacCACAGGGACATTgatcacattgtgtgtgtaaatgtatgaagTAGCTATGACAGATATCAGCTAGTCCAAAATCAAAGGATcattaggaaaataaaaaatgtatactgCCAAAATAATCACAGCTTAAAGGAATAAACGAACTGATATACAAAAAAGCAGATGGAAATCATGTCAAAATCAGCACTGCAGAACACATTCAAACCCACAACAAAAGGAAAGGACAGACTTTTCTTACCTCATCTCCCTCTCCTGTATTGTTAAGTGTAATAAGGTTTGTAGCTAAAGTGTCATTTTGGGCCATTTTCAGAGTTCCACCAGCAGTAAGAGTGCTGTCATTGTAAGATGTGATGAACTTGAAGTCACTGGTGCGTGATCCTGTTGTTAGATACGTGTCATAATTGTAAGAACTGCGCAGAGTTCCAGCTCCCTCCACCTCTGCATAGTTGGGAGGGAGATAGGCGCTGGGAATGGCGACTGCTCCATCAAACAACAGTCTGGGCTTTCTCCTGTGACAAAACCTCACAGCCAGGATGAGAATAATGAAAGTCAGAAAGAAGGTGGACACGGAAACTAGCGCGATGATCAAATAAAAAGTCAGTTTGGAATTGCTCTCCTCATAAGTCATGTCTTCTAGTTCTGGAACTTCAGCAAGATTATCAGAAAtcagtaaatatacagaacaggtAGCAGAGAGAGGCGGCTGTCCGTTATCTTTGACTGAGATAACAAGGTTCTGTTTCATGCTGTCAGATTCAGTAATGTCCCTCTGAGCCCTGATCTCTCCACTATGGAGCCCAATAGTGAAAAGTCCCGGATCAGTAGATTTGACAATGTGATAGGACAGCCACGCGTTCTGTCCAGAGTCAGCATCCACGGCGATGACTTTGGAGagcagagagccagagagagcagCTTTAGGGACCATCTCAGTCATTAAAGACTTTCCTTCTGGAGCAGGGTATAATATCTGTGGAGAGTTATCATTCTCATCTGAtatgaacacactcacagtcacgtTGCTGCTGAGTGGAGGAGAACCATTGTCTCTGGCTACGACCTGGACTTGAAAGTTTCGGAACTTTTCATAGTCAAATGACCTGACAGCATGGATCACTCCTGTATCTGagttaatggataaaaatgaggACACTGGAACACCGTTTATCTCACTGGGCAGCAGAGAATACAGGACTGTACCGTTCTGCCTCCAGTCTGGGTCTCTTGCAGTAACAGAACTAATAGAGGTTCCTGGTTGGTTATTTTCCATTACATATGCAGTGTAGGATTGCTGTTCAAATACAGGAGGATTATCATTGATATCTGATACAGATAGATGAATGATCATGGATGAGGATAAAGGTGGAGAGCCTCCATCAGTAGCAGTAATAGTTATATTATAATATGCCTCTGTCTCTCGGTCCAGGGGATTTGTGTTAGTTAGAGAAAAATAGTTCTTAATAGatggatttaatttaaaaggaACATTTCCCTGAATTGAACAATAAATCTGTCTGTTATCACCCGAGTCTTTATCCTGAACATTAATAATTGCCACTTCAGTGCCTACAATAGTGTTCTCCAGTATAGGATTGTTTACAGAGGTAAGAATAATCTGTGGAGCATTGTCGTTTTCATCAGTAATATCTATAATAACACTTGCAGTCGATGCTAAACCAGATCCATCTTTAGCCTGGACACcaatttcataatatttttccTCCTCATAATCAATAACTCCATTTACCTTTATTTGACCAGTGAGTTTATCAATTGTAAATAAGTGTGCTGCATTATGAGCTATATGGCTAAATTCATATGAAACTTCCCCATTTGCTCCTTCATCTGCATCTTCTGCGCTCACAGTAACGACTTCTGTTCCTATCGGTGCGTTTTCAGCTAAAACGACTTTATATACAGGCTGACTGAACACCGGAACATTATCATTAGCATCTAGCACAGTGATGTGTATAACAGCAGTCCCTGATCTCTGAGGAATCCCGCCATCCACTGCGGTAAGAATCAAGTCAATATCCTTCTGTTGTTCGCGATCCAGCTCTTTCTCCAACACAAGCTCTGCGTATTTCCGTccgtttttattttcttgtacagacaaaacaaaatgttcattCTTTTCTAGTGAATAGCCATTCACTCCGTTTTGTCCGATATCATAATCATGAGCTTCATCCAAACGGAAACGCTGCCCTTTTATAGCGGACTCGCCGATTTCAAACGAAATGCGCTCATTACCGAATTTTGGCGCATTGTCATTAATATCCTCAATATTCAGAGAAATGCGATGCACCTCAAGCGGATTGGCTAAAACGAGCTCATAATTTAAGATGCAGTTAATCCTTGAACCACAAAGCATCTCTCTGTCGATTCTCTCCACTACGATCAAATCTCCAGAATTCAGATTTATGTCAATGTACCGTTTACTGCTGTCTTCCGTGTTTATTCTCGCCTTACGTGCTGATAAACTTTGAGCTCCGACTCCGACGTCTTTTGCAATATTTCCGACCACATACTGACGCCTGGTTTCCTCTGGAACAGAATAGCTCAGATCTCCACGGGCGGcggggaaaagaaagaaaaggagcgCTGTGAGGAGAGTCGACAGCACAACTGAAAGCTCCCTGCATCCCATATTTACAGAATTCCGAATAATTCAACCTAACGTTGTTTTATTGATGTAGTCTGCAAAAACTGTCAAAAATCTCTCCAGGAAGAGAACGATTAGATTACTCCATTTTGTGTGTAGCTTGCTTTGGCGTCACTGATGTCTGCAGATGAATATTTCAGAGATGGGAGGAAATGCTCCACAGCAAGAGGATGTGATGGTGAACAGCGACGCTCTGAGTATATTGTGTTCACTACAAGCACACATTAGCCGAATATTTACGGAATGTGAGCACATAGTATACACTCTTTCAGCTCTCGTTGACTGTGGAGAGGATTTACCGACTATAACAACAtcaaaaggattttttttcttttactcacCAAATCATTAGGCTTTTATAATGGACAATTaagaaaaagtactgagaacTAACGCTAAACGAATGACAGGGAACTGGATTgttatatgttttcttttttctttgtcttctgcACTGCGTCAGAAATAAGAAATGATCTGAAAGAACAGTCGATAAACACATTTAGTACTGAATTTTAGctttaaagcacattttacCATGAGAGGAAAATAAAGGTCTGTAAATTACAATTGTTTTTTATAGTTTAGTGGTGCATTAATATCTACACTGCATGGATGCCGCTTCAttctttgtttgctttttacGGGACAAAacatgatttacattattttctccTAAATTATGAATGACACCAGAAGAGATAGAAGGAAAGTTAAATTTTCTAGCTACAAGAGCATAGGTATTAATGAATGCATATTTGTCGAGCTTCGTTGTAATACGAAACGATAGATTGGCGTGAAACATgccttatattattattattattattattattatttatgttgttAATGAtgcttaatatttcatttttattcatcttttattcATGCATGAGGCAAGCAAAATAACATTCACATGTCAATTGTCCTAAGCTAAGTAAGAAAGCAGAGTAAGCAGAGGAAAACAGTGTTTCAGCACCACGGACAGCTCTGGGTTTGTGAATGTGTTGAGATAAGTCTCATCTCCTAGACTTTCtctatttaaaacaataaataattaaaaataaataaacatttgagaAAGTAGTGGTAACAGCATATGTGTTTGTCTGTTCACATGTGAGCTTTACAATGACAAAAATACccttaagaaataaataaggcaTAATTTAACATTTGAAATATCCAGCAAACATCAAAAAGTAACATGCCACATCACAGAGAACAATACACTAATGCGTTAATATATTTTACCTAAAATGGCCTTTTGTTTATTCAGGAGAGCACTGCTAGGGAAGTCCAAGCGCACAACATTTCTCCGTATTCCAAAATATAATCAGAAGTTCAACAAAGCAAAATCAAACCATTGTGTCCTGAGCCACACATGACATTGAGGAGTTTAGAGATTACTTCAGAAGCTCTGATTAGGAAGTATTCAGTGCAGCTACTGGCCTTGATGCCAATATCAAAATGGGACTATCTGTGTATCCTCACGAACAGTTAAGCGCCACACAAAACAAGCCATGAGTCAGTAACAAGgaacaacagaaacaaatgtCTGCAGTAACAAAAGACCAAAATCAAgcccaaaaagaaaaaaaaaaaaaaaagaacataaatatcATAATGAAATTCATAATtctgtctcttcctcctcctcttcctttttCAGTGTAGAGTGGACTGTTTAAATCATGCTTGATGCAAATGTTACCAAAAGCCCATGCCACTATATACATGATCAGTCAAAGAAATGTACAGTTTTCCTCAAAAAGAGACTCGTTATTCTCATTACTGTTTAcaagctgaaaaaaatgcattcctTTGAATTGAGaaaaaagtgtattaaaattcattttgaaattcaacactgcaagctagcaaaaaaaaaaaatctatcatgAAGAGAGGACACAGTTTTCTcacctcatcatcatcagttgTGTTGTTAAGTGCAATCAAGGTCGCATCTAAAGTGTCATTTTGGGCCATTTTCAGAGTTCCACCAGCAGTAAGAGTGTTGTCATTGTAAGATGTGATGAACTTGAAGTCACTGGTGCGTGATCCTGTTGTTAGATACGTGTCATAATTGTAAGAACTGCGCAGAGTTCCAGCTCCCTCCACCTCTGCATAGTTGGGAGGGAGATAGGCGCTGGGAATGGCGACTGCTCCATCAAACAACAGTCTGGGCTTTCTCCTGTGACAAAACCTCACAGCCAGGATGAGAATAATGAAAGTCAGAAAGAAGGTGGACACGGAAACTAGCGCGATGATCAAGTAAAAAGTCAGTTTGGAATTGCTCTCCTCATAAGTCATGTCTTTCAGTTCTGGAACTTCAGCAAGATTATCAGAAAtcagtaaatatacagaacaggtAGCAGAGAGAGGCGGCTGTCCGTTATCTTTGACTGAGATAACAAGGTTCTGTTTCATGCTGTCAGATTCAGTAATGTCCCTCTGAGCCCTGATCTCTCCACTATGGAGCCCAATAGTGAAAAGTCCCGGATCAGTAGATTTGACAATGTGATAGGACAGCCACGCGTTCTGTCCAGAGTCAGCATCCACAGCGATGACTTTGGAGagcagagagccagagagagcagCTTTAGGGACCATCTCAGTCATTAAAGACTTTCCCTCTGGAGCAGGGTATAATATCTGTGGAGAGTTATCATTCTCATCTGAtatgaacacactcacagtcacgtTGCTGCTGAGTGGAGGAGAACCATTGTCTCTGGCTACGACCTGGACTTGAAAGTTTCGGAACTTTTCATAGTCAAATGACCTGACAGCATGGATCACTCCTGTATCTGagttaatggataaaaatgaggACACTGGAACACCGTTTATCTCACTGGGCAGCAGAGAATACAGGACTGTACCGTTCTGCCTCCAGTCTGGGTCTCTTGCAGTAACAGAACTAATAGAGGTTCCTGGTTGGTTATTTTCCACTACATATGCAGTGTAGGATTGCTGA
This is a stretch of genomic DNA from Pangasianodon hypophthalmus isolate fPanHyp1 chromosome 17, fPanHyp1.pri, whole genome shotgun sequence. It encodes these proteins:
- the LOC128320911 gene encoding putative protocadherin beta-18, translated to MGCRELSVVLSTLLTALLFFLFPAARGDLSYSVPEETRRQYVVGNIAKDVGVGAQSLSARKARINTEDSSKRYIDINLNSGDLIVVERIDREMLCGSRINCILNYELVLANPLEVHRISLNIEDINDNAPKFGNERISFEIGESAIKGQRFRLDEAHDYDIGQNGVNGYSLEKNEHFVLSVQENKNGRKYAELVLEKELDREQQKDIDLILTAVDGGIPQRSGTAVIHITVLDANDNVPVFSQPVYKVVLAENAPIGTEVVTVSAEDADEGANGEVSYEFSHIAHNAAHLFTIDKLTGQIKVNGVIDYEEEKYYEIGVQAKDGSGLASTASVIIDITDENDNAPQIILTSVNNPILENTIVGTEVAIINVQDKDSGDNRQIYCSIQGNVPFKLNPSIKNYFSLTNTNPLDRETEAYYNITITATDGGSPPLSSSMIIHLSVSDINDNPPVFEQQSYTAYVMENNQPGTSISSVTARDPDWRQNGTVLYSLLPSEINGVPVSSFLSINSDTGVIHAVRSFDYEKFRNFQVQVVARDNGSPPLSSNVTVSVFISDENDNSPQILYPAPEGKSLMTEMVPKAALSGSLLSKVIAVDADSGQNAWLSYHIVKSTDPGLFTIGLHSGEIRAQRDITESDSMKQNLVISVKDNGQPPLSATCSVYLLISDNLAEVPELEDMTYEESNSKLTFYLIIALVSVSTFFLTFIILILAVRFCHRRKPRLLFDGAVAIPSAYLPPNYAEVEGAGTLRSSYNYDTYLTTGSRTSDFKFITSYNDSTLTAGGTLKMAQNDTLATNLITLNNTGEGDEVRKVCPFLLLWV